Proteins co-encoded in one Brassica rapa cultivar Chiifu-401-42 chromosome A02, CAAS_Brap_v3.01, whole genome shotgun sequence genomic window:
- the LOC103852453 gene encoding biotin--protein ligase 2, whose translation MQVANLWRFVSLRPSWRLSFSVAATAMDGDLDSCSLVLCGKSCVENDTAKRLKSENVLKLPDDTTKVSLFLDSEINNLVRDGDSFNPSLFMNSLSTARFGRFLIWSPRLSSTHDLVSHNFSELPVGSVCVSDIQFKGRGRTKNVWESPKGCLMYSFTVEMEDGRIVPLIQYVVSLAVTEAVKDVCDNKGLPYIDVKIKWPNDLYLNGLKVGGILCTSTYRSRIFHVSVGVGLNVDNNQPTTCLNAVLKDISPASVLLKREEIIAAFFHKFEKFFDLFIDQGFKSLEELYYRTWLHSGQRVIVEDKIEDQVVQNVVTIQGLTSSGYLLAIGDDYQMYELHPDGNSFDFFKGLVRRKI comes from the exons ATGCAAGTGGCGAACTTGTGGCGTTTCGTTTCTTTAAGGCCTTCTTGGCGTCTATCTTTCTCCGTCGCTGCCACAG CAATGGATGGTGATCTAGATTCGTGTAGCTTGGTTTTGTGTGGGAAGTCCTGTGTTGAGAATGATACAGCAAAGCGTTTGAAGAGCGAGAACGTGCTTAAGCTCCCAGATGATACTACTAAAGTTTCACTCTTTCTAGATTCCGAGATTAATAATTTGGTTAGAGATGGTGATTCATTCAATCCTTCACTCTTCATGAACTCGCTTTCAACTGCTCGCTTTGGTCGGTTTCTCATCTGGTCTCCCCGCTTGTCTTCCACTCACGATCTTGTTTCTCA TAACTTTTCTGAGCTTCCGGTTGGTTCAGTTTGTGTCTCAGATATTCAGTTCAAGGGTAGAG GCAGAACAAAGAATGTGTGGGAATCTCCAAAGGGTTGTCTTATGTATTCTTTTACGGTAGAAATGGAAGATGGTCGAATCGTGCCTTTGATTCAATACGTTGTATCTCTTGCTGTAACCGAGGCAGTGAAAGATGTTTGTGACAACAAG GGTTTGCCGTATATAGACGTTAAAATAAAGTGGCCCAATGATCTTTACTTGAATGGCCTTAAAGTCGGAGGCATTTTGTGTACCTCTACCTACAGATCTAGAATATTTCACGTTAGTGTTG gtgtGGGATTGAATGTGGACAACAATCAACCGACCACATGCTTAAATGCTGTACTAAAAGATATATCTCCTGCATCAGTTCTACTTAAAAGAGAAGAAATTATTGCTGCCTTCTTTCATAAATTCGAAAAATTCTTTGATCTATTTATTGACCAAG GTTTTAAATCTCTCGAGGAGCTTTACTACAGGACATGGCTTCACAG CGGCCAAAGAGTGATCGTTGAAGATAAAATCGAGGACCAAGTTGTTCAAAACGTTGTGACTATCCAG GGTTTGACATCTTCGGGATATCTGCTGGCTATTGGAGATGATTATCAAATGTATGAGCTTCACCCTGATGGCAATAG CTTTGACTTTTTCAAAGGTCTAGTCCGAAGAAAAATATGA